Proteins encoded in a region of the Larimichthys crocea isolate SSNF chromosome XVI, L_crocea_2.0, whole genome shotgun sequence genome:
- the pms2 gene encoding mismatch repair endonuclease PMS2 isoform X2: MSDACTSEPAKAIKAIDKHSVHQICSGQVVLTLATAVKELVENSVDAGATNIDVRLKECGAELVEVSDNGKGVEEANFEGLTLKHHTSKLRDFSDLIHVETFGFRGEALSSLCALSNLSVVTCHESSQVGTKLVFDHKGHLVQQSPNPRQQGTTVSLQQLFYTLPVRHKEFQRNIKKEYAKMIHVLQSYCIISTGVRITCSNQNGQGKRSTVLSTSGSQSMRDNIGAIFGPKQLQSLLPFQQVSPAENVIEEYGLKDADLPKQLFTITGFVSRGDHGVGRSATDRQFFFINNRPCDPLKVTKLVNEVYHMYNRHQYPFVALNIAVASECVDVNVTPDKRQIFLQEEKLLLAILKTSLINMYEAGVNKISLNYTPTPSTNTTTSEICQVVSSNDKVPEPGEEPVRQTPKSSLNLAGLKAAFSSSSFSSSSGTKSSVAKASNCAPTQKTLQSFFKGTVIAPNCTPSAKFPLKPTKDLGKCSPVGKSVLDGFRYGTMSSDTDSERDSAVSICDTSVELSSPDLSADKPCVKDETFEETSDNSHGVPENPELKTERCTSNEDCPVSPDAKRARTEKTHFPTEHKSENKCFERSSSMVDAPVLLQRRTVPLQFSFHELAGKVKRLEDQKKQKASDDLCYRRFRAKILPGENQSAEDELKKEISKDMFKQMEIIGQFNLGFIITKLNSDIFMIDQHATDEKYNFEMLQQHTVLQGQKLIAPQKLHLPAVSENILIENIEIFRKNGFEFLVDEDGQVMERVKLVSLPTSKNWTFGPADIEELIFMLSDSPGVMCRPSRVRQMFASRACRKSVMIGTALSVSEMKKLLVHMGEIEHPWNCPHGRPTMRHLANLDIISKD, encoded by the exons ATGTCTGATGCTTG CACTTCTGAACCTGCCAAAGCCATCAAGGCCATCGACAAACACTCAGTCCATCAGATCTGCTCGGGACAGGTCGTGCTGACTTTGGCCACGGCTGTCAAAGAGCTGGTGGAGAACAGTGTTGATGCAGGCGCCACCAACATTG ATGTCAGGCTGAAGGAGTGTGGAGCTGAACTAGTGGAAGTGTCAGACAATGGCAAAGGAGTAGAAGAGGCCAACTTTGAAGGACTGA CTTTGAAGCATCACACGTCAAAGCTGAGGGACTTCTCTGATCTCATCCACGTAGAAACATTTGGTTTCAGAGGTGAAGCCCTCAGTTCTTTATGTGCTCTGAG TAACCTGAGTGTGGTGACATGCCACGAGTCCAGCCAGGTGGGGACCAAGCTGGTGTTTGACCATAAAGGCCACCTCGTGCAGCAGTCACCCAATCCCCGGCAGCAAGGCACCACAGTCAGCCTTCAGCAGCTCTTCTACACCTTGCCCGTTCGACACAAGGAGTTTCAGCGCAATATTAAGAAG GAGTATGCCAAAATGATACATGTCCTGCAGTCCTACTGTATCATCTCTACAGGAGTGCGTATTACCTGCTCCAACCAAAATGGACAGGGGAAGCGCAGTACAGTCCTCAGCACCAGTGGCAGTCAGAGTATGAGAGACAATATAGGAGCCATATTTGGACCGAAACAG CTACAGAGTCTTCTGCCTTTTCAGCAAGTGTCCCCAGCAGAAAACGTTATTGAAGAATATGGACTCAAAGATGCAGATCTGCCCAAACAGCTGTTTAC CATCACAGGGTTTGTGTCACGAGGAGACCATGGTGTTGGGAGAAGTGCCACAGACAGGCAGTTCTTTTTTATTAACAACCGGCCATGTGATCCCCTTAAG GTGACCAAACTTGTGAATGAAGTGTATCATATGTACAACAGACATCAATATCCATTTGTTGCCTTGAATATAGCTGTTGCCTCTG aGTGTGTTGACGTGAACGTAACTCCAGACAAACGACAGATTTTCCTTCAGGAGGAGAAACTCTTGCTGGCTATTCTGAAGACATCTCTCATTAACATGTATGAAGCTGGAGTTAATAAGATCAGCCTGAACTATACACCCACACCCAGCACCA ATACCACAACATCTGAAATCTGTCAGGTTGTCTCGTCTAATGATAAAGTGCCAGAGCCAGGAGAGGAACCAGTCAGACAGACCCCAAAGTCCTCCCTAAACCTGGCCGGCCTAAAAGCTGCTTTTTCAAGCTCCAGtttcagctccagttctgggACCAAATCAAGTGTGGCAAAAGCTTCCAATTGTGCcccaacacagaaaacactccAGTCTTTTTTCAAAGGCACTGTCATAGCTCCTAACTGCACCCCAAGTGCAAAATTTCCtttaaaaccaacaaaagaTTTAGGCAAATGCTCCCCAGTGGGAAAGTCTGTATTGGATGGTTTCAGATACGGAACGATGTCCAGTGATACAGACTCTGAAAGAGACAGTGCTGTTTCCATTTGTGATACTTCAGTGGAGTTGAGTTCCCCTGATCTATCTGCTGACAAACCCTGTGTGAAAGATGAAACATTTGAAGAAACATCTGACAATAGTCATGGTGTTCCCGAGAACCCAGAGTTAAAGACTGAGCGATGCACTTCCAATGAGGACTGTCCTGTGAGCCCGGACGCCAAGAGGGCCaggacagagaaaacacatttccctACAGaacataaatcagaaaataaatgttttgagagATCCTCCTCAATGGTCGACGCTCCAGTCCTCCTACAGAGGAGGACAGTGCCTCTCCAGTTCTCTTTTCACGAGCTGGCAGGGAAGGTGAAGAGGCTAGAAGACCAGAAGAAACAGAAGGCCAGTGATGATCTGTGCTATCGACGCTTCAGGGCCAAAATCCTCCCCGGAGAAAACCAGAGTGCAGAAGACGAGCTCAAGAAAGAGATCAG TAAAGACATGTTCAAACAGATGGAGATCATCGGTCAGTTTAACCTCGGCTTCATCATCACCAAACTCAACTCGGACATCTTCATGATTGATCAGCATGCCACAGATGAGAAATACAACTTtgagatgctgcagcagcacaccgtGCTCCAAGGACAGAAACTCATAGC CCCTCAAAAACTTCATCTCCCTGCTGTCAGCGAAAACATACTCATAGAGAACATCGAGATTTTCAGAAAGAATGGCTTTGAGTTCCTTGTGGATGAGGACG GTCAGGTGATGGAGAGGGTTAAGCTGGTGTCTCTACCCACCAGTAAAAACTGGACATTTGGCCCAGCTGACATCGAAGAGCTGATCTTCATGTTGAGTGACAGTCCAGGGGTCATGTGTCGACCATCCCGCGTCAGGCAGATGTTTGCCTCCAGAGCCTGTCGAAAATCT GTGATGATCGGGACTGCTTTGAGCGTCAGTGAGATGAAGAAGCTCCTGGTTCACATGGGGGAGATTGAGCATCCGTGGAACTGTCCTCATGGCAGGCCCACCATGAGACACCTTGCCAACCTGGATATCATTTCAAAAGACTGA
- the pms2 gene encoding mismatch repair endonuclease PMS2 isoform X1: MLGKLASTSEPAKAIKAIDKHSVHQICSGQVVLTLATAVKELVENSVDAGATNIDVRLKECGAELVEVSDNGKGVEEANFEGLTLKHHTSKLRDFSDLIHVETFGFRGEALSSLCALSNLSVVTCHESSQVGTKLVFDHKGHLVQQSPNPRQQGTTVSLQQLFYTLPVRHKEFQRNIKKEYAKMIHVLQSYCIISTGVRITCSNQNGQGKRSTVLSTSGSQSMRDNIGAIFGPKQLQSLLPFQQVSPAENVIEEYGLKDADLPKQLFTITGFVSRGDHGVGRSATDRQFFFINNRPCDPLKVTKLVNEVYHMYNRHQYPFVALNIAVASECVDVNVTPDKRQIFLQEEKLLLAILKTSLINMYEAGVNKISLNYTPTPSTNTTTSEICQVVSSNDKVPEPGEEPVRQTPKSSLNLAGLKAAFSSSSFSSSSGTKSSVAKASNCAPTQKTLQSFFKGTVIAPNCTPSAKFPLKPTKDLGKCSPVGKSVLDGFRYGTMSSDTDSERDSAVSICDTSVELSSPDLSADKPCVKDETFEETSDNSHGVPENPELKTERCTSNEDCPVSPDAKRARTEKTHFPTEHKSENKCFERSSSMVDAPVLLQRRTVPLQFSFHELAGKVKRLEDQKKQKASDDLCYRRFRAKILPGENQSAEDELKKEISKDMFKQMEIIGQFNLGFIITKLNSDIFMIDQHATDEKYNFEMLQQHTVLQGQKLIAPQKLHLPAVSENILIENIEIFRKNGFEFLVDEDGQVMERVKLVSLPTSKNWTFGPADIEELIFMLSDSPGVMCRPSRVRQMFASRACRKSVMIGTALSVSEMKKLLVHMGEIEHPWNCPHGRPTMRHLANLDIISKD, encoded by the exons ATGCTTGGTAAGTTAGCGAG CACTTCTGAACCTGCCAAAGCCATCAAGGCCATCGACAAACACTCAGTCCATCAGATCTGCTCGGGACAGGTCGTGCTGACTTTGGCCACGGCTGTCAAAGAGCTGGTGGAGAACAGTGTTGATGCAGGCGCCACCAACATTG ATGTCAGGCTGAAGGAGTGTGGAGCTGAACTAGTGGAAGTGTCAGACAATGGCAAAGGAGTAGAAGAGGCCAACTTTGAAGGACTGA CTTTGAAGCATCACACGTCAAAGCTGAGGGACTTCTCTGATCTCATCCACGTAGAAACATTTGGTTTCAGAGGTGAAGCCCTCAGTTCTTTATGTGCTCTGAG TAACCTGAGTGTGGTGACATGCCACGAGTCCAGCCAGGTGGGGACCAAGCTGGTGTTTGACCATAAAGGCCACCTCGTGCAGCAGTCACCCAATCCCCGGCAGCAAGGCACCACAGTCAGCCTTCAGCAGCTCTTCTACACCTTGCCCGTTCGACACAAGGAGTTTCAGCGCAATATTAAGAAG GAGTATGCCAAAATGATACATGTCCTGCAGTCCTACTGTATCATCTCTACAGGAGTGCGTATTACCTGCTCCAACCAAAATGGACAGGGGAAGCGCAGTACAGTCCTCAGCACCAGTGGCAGTCAGAGTATGAGAGACAATATAGGAGCCATATTTGGACCGAAACAG CTACAGAGTCTTCTGCCTTTTCAGCAAGTGTCCCCAGCAGAAAACGTTATTGAAGAATATGGACTCAAAGATGCAGATCTGCCCAAACAGCTGTTTAC CATCACAGGGTTTGTGTCACGAGGAGACCATGGTGTTGGGAGAAGTGCCACAGACAGGCAGTTCTTTTTTATTAACAACCGGCCATGTGATCCCCTTAAG GTGACCAAACTTGTGAATGAAGTGTATCATATGTACAACAGACATCAATATCCATTTGTTGCCTTGAATATAGCTGTTGCCTCTG aGTGTGTTGACGTGAACGTAACTCCAGACAAACGACAGATTTTCCTTCAGGAGGAGAAACTCTTGCTGGCTATTCTGAAGACATCTCTCATTAACATGTATGAAGCTGGAGTTAATAAGATCAGCCTGAACTATACACCCACACCCAGCACCA ATACCACAACATCTGAAATCTGTCAGGTTGTCTCGTCTAATGATAAAGTGCCAGAGCCAGGAGAGGAACCAGTCAGACAGACCCCAAAGTCCTCCCTAAACCTGGCCGGCCTAAAAGCTGCTTTTTCAAGCTCCAGtttcagctccagttctgggACCAAATCAAGTGTGGCAAAAGCTTCCAATTGTGCcccaacacagaaaacactccAGTCTTTTTTCAAAGGCACTGTCATAGCTCCTAACTGCACCCCAAGTGCAAAATTTCCtttaaaaccaacaaaagaTTTAGGCAAATGCTCCCCAGTGGGAAAGTCTGTATTGGATGGTTTCAGATACGGAACGATGTCCAGTGATACAGACTCTGAAAGAGACAGTGCTGTTTCCATTTGTGATACTTCAGTGGAGTTGAGTTCCCCTGATCTATCTGCTGACAAACCCTGTGTGAAAGATGAAACATTTGAAGAAACATCTGACAATAGTCATGGTGTTCCCGAGAACCCAGAGTTAAAGACTGAGCGATGCACTTCCAATGAGGACTGTCCTGTGAGCCCGGACGCCAAGAGGGCCaggacagagaaaacacatttccctACAGaacataaatcagaaaataaatgttttgagagATCCTCCTCAATGGTCGACGCTCCAGTCCTCCTACAGAGGAGGACAGTGCCTCTCCAGTTCTCTTTTCACGAGCTGGCAGGGAAGGTGAAGAGGCTAGAAGACCAGAAGAAACAGAAGGCCAGTGATGATCTGTGCTATCGACGCTTCAGGGCCAAAATCCTCCCCGGAGAAAACCAGAGTGCAGAAGACGAGCTCAAGAAAGAGATCAG TAAAGACATGTTCAAACAGATGGAGATCATCGGTCAGTTTAACCTCGGCTTCATCATCACCAAACTCAACTCGGACATCTTCATGATTGATCAGCATGCCACAGATGAGAAATACAACTTtgagatgctgcagcagcacaccgtGCTCCAAGGACAGAAACTCATAGC CCCTCAAAAACTTCATCTCCCTGCTGTCAGCGAAAACATACTCATAGAGAACATCGAGATTTTCAGAAAGAATGGCTTTGAGTTCCTTGTGGATGAGGACG GTCAGGTGATGGAGAGGGTTAAGCTGGTGTCTCTACCCACCAGTAAAAACTGGACATTTGGCCCAGCTGACATCGAAGAGCTGATCTTCATGTTGAGTGACAGTCCAGGGGTCATGTGTCGACCATCCCGCGTCAGGCAGATGTTTGCCTCCAGAGCCTGTCGAAAATCT GTGATGATCGGGACTGCTTTGAGCGTCAGTGAGATGAAGAAGCTCCTGGTTCACATGGGGGAGATTGAGCATCCGTGGAACTGTCCTCATGGCAGGCCCACCATGAGACACCTTGCCAACCTGGATATCATTTCAAAAGACTGA